GGGATTCCTATGGCTCTATTATCTTCCAATACGGTAGAAAATGTGCAATTATTTCTTCAGCAAAACGGGATAAATTCGTTTTTATGGGTAGAAGGAACTTCTGGAATTTTGAATAAGGCAAGAGAAATCAAACAGCGAATTCAAAAACATAAACTCGACCCCCAAAATGTAATTTATGTAGGAGACGAAATTAGAGACATTGAATCCTCCCATAAATGCGGCCTGAAAATAATTTCCGTAACCTGGGGCTTTCATAGTGCAGAATTTTTGAGTAGTTATAATCCGGATTATTTGGTGAATGCACCTCAGGAGATAATTGACATAGTCAGAGGATTGTAATCCTGCTTTTTCCGTAAATCCATTCTACCTCTTTGGCATTTTGCTTTTACCTTTGATATCAAAC
This portion of the Candidatus Cloacimonas sp. genome encodes:
- a CDS encoding HAD-IA family hydrolase → MKPFLLFDFDGTIANSIQLGMKIANELAPQFGYKPISEDDFKRYSHLPWHKIIKEMHLPYYRIPKLILVAFAEYNRQIRQIKPCEGILEMLKELSEMGIPMALLSSNTVENVQLFLQQNGINSFLWVEGTSGILNKAREIKQRIQKHKLDPQNVIYVGDEIRDIESSHKCGLKIISVTWGFHSAEFLSSYNPDYLVNAPQEIIDIVRGL